In Euphorbia lathyris chromosome 9, ddEupLath1.1, whole genome shotgun sequence, the following are encoded in one genomic region:
- the LOC136205203 gene encoding F-box protein CPR1-like: MGLQPWESLQDAITVYTALSPATIQTSDKAAEVPQELITEILQFLPAKTLLRFRCISKSLCGIIDSPDFIKSRLTLTSENRTHRKIIVPHLSKHINPIPIHVLDMDGPFPPELHKGNPTNSGNHHGLQPVNQLRKLRDVFVQCNGLVLLPEGLSSLVVWKPSTLVVWNPSTRKCRKLPVLPSSLKAWGFGYDSSIDDYKVLAITLWNDPTYGIWILDLGQVIGEGLNALIISTIIARILEFVLWMVLSIS; the protein is encoded by the exons ATGGGTTTGCAGCCATGGGAGTCCCTCCAGGATGCAATCACCGTCTACACAGCTCTATCTCCGGCGACTATTCAGACCAG TGATAAGGCTGCCGAAGTTCCTCAGGAGCTTATCACCGAAATTCTGCAATTTTTGCCGGCAAAAACTCTTCTACGTTTCAGATGCATTTCTAAATCATTATGCGGCATCATTGATAGCCCCGACTTCATCAAGTCGCGTCTCACTCTAACTTCCGAGAACAGAACTCACCGCAAGATTATTGTCCCTCACCTATCTAAACATATTAATCCCATCCCGATTCATGTTCTTGACATGGATGGTCCCTTCCCGCCAGAGCTCCATAAGGGGAACCCAACTAATTCAGGGAACCATCATGGATTACAACCCGTTAATCAATTACGAAAATTACGAGACGTGTTTGTTCAATGCAATGGTTTGGTCCTGTTACCGGAAGGTCTTTCAAGTCTCGTTGTATGGAAGCCATCCACCCTCGTTGTATGGAATCCATCCACCCGGAAGTGCAGGAAACTTCCTGTTCTTCCATCTAGCCTAAAAGCTTGGGGTTTTGGTTATGACTCTTCCATAGATGATTATAAGGTTCTCGCAATTACATTATGGAATGATCCAACTTATGGGATTTGGATATTGGATTTAGGTCAGGTCATTGGAGAAGGATTGAATGCCCTTATCATTTCTACTATTATAGCAAGGATCTTAGAATTTGTTTTGTGGATGGTGCTTTCCATTTCTTAA